TttgcaacgacgacgaatcACATCCCTGTCAGTTACAACTTGGATGACTTTTCGAGCAACGTTCTCGtgacaaaagtaaaaatcctGAAGAAATCCAAATCGCTTGAGGAATTGCGGAGCGACGACAACATCGATGGATCTCAACCGTCGCACGAGATGGAATTTGTCAGTAATCgaatacaaaagttaaaagtgCAAGAATGATTTTTCGAcgagaaaacataaaaaaagagatttttttttcgaacaaatattaCATTTGTAAGTGCATCCtgatattgttattaaaaataagagataaggagtaaaaaataaaaatttatattgaaattaacTCCGCGGAATCTCCTTTAGTAGTTTGGATGTTTTTGACGAACGCATTCGACGAATGGAGGAACGACACATTTGCATGTTGTTTCTTTGCTTTCGGTAGCAGCTTCGTCTCCGACAGCAACTTTCAAGGATCCAAAGGTACAATGTTCGGTTTCATCGTTGGCAGAAAGACTCTTCTTAAGGACTTGATCCTTTTCGgcatttgctaaaaaaaattatttaatttattaatttaaaaaaaaaaaaaaatttaaaaaaaaatgattttaataattttttaaaaataattttttttttaaattaataaaaaattatggaaatatttttataagtgatttttttacaaaaaaaaaagtaaaaaaattatttctatcgaaaaaatttttttttttcaacttaaaaaattattttaaaaaattctaatatttttttaagtaatttttattacaaaaaaaaaagttttttaatttttaaaaaaaaaaaatttaatttaaaaaaaaaatatggaaatatttttttaagtaatttttttgcaaaaaaaattatttccataaaaaaatttgtttttttttaattaaaaaaataattaaaaaacaaaaaataataaaaacttacgaCATTTCCAATCAATTGGGCATGCTTGATTATTAGCATAATATATCGGAACGCATCCTTTTTGCAATTTTGGTGCATAATGCATCTCAAATCCGCATGCCGAAGCTTTGCAATTCGGATTATTCACGAGAGTCGAGTTATCAAAGCTCGAAGTACAAACGCAGGAAAAGTCTTCGGCATACATTTTTTGTCCTTCCATGTATTCTTTGCCCTCCAAATAACATTTGGCAGCTTTTTCTTGAGCTTCTTTGCCACAAAGTTGTCCCGAGCTACAACAACCATCAAGATCGTAAGTTAACACGCACGATGGATCAGACAAACCACTGAAATATTCAGGGCAATCGTAATGTCCGCAATCTAATTTAGCGGGAGCTTCTGGATCatgcctaaaaaattaaaattttgttttttactttgataaaaaaattaattaattaaaattaatacaaaaaaattaaattttaattaattaaaaaaaatatttttttattttaagaatttgaaaaaataatttaacttaattttttttgatttgaaaataatttaaattattttttcaaactaaaaattattttttttagctaaattattattttataaattattttaatttaatttttttaaatttaattttcttttatttttaaaattaatttaaatgttttttaattttttttaatttgtttttttattttttttttttaattaatcaaaatgaaaattgttttcttttatttaatttttgcttaaattaatttatttaaaattaaatttaaaaaataatattaattttaattaattaaaaaaaaattaaattaaattattattttaattttttttaaatttaaattattttttggaattttttttagatttaattattttataaattaattttaattttttaaatttaattttcttttatttttaaaaattaatttaattttttttaaattaattaaaattattttttttgctttaaattttccaatttaaaattcaataaaaaaaaatgaaaatataaaaaaaatattttttcttacttcaCGCAATGACAATAAGGCACACAAAGTTTATCCGTAAGAGCTTTTGGGAGTTCTGAATTCACATCAAATTCCTGCCCATTCAAGTGACATTTATCCTTATTTCTTGCCGTAAAATCGGGACATTCGTATTTCACGGGACAACAACTGCCTTCTTTAACAACTGCTTTACATCCGAGCTCTTTGTAAAGCGTTTGAAAGCCTTCGCACTTCGACACATCACAATCTTGCGTCGCAAAAGTTCCAACGAACAAGCAAACAAACGAAACTAGAAAAATCTTCATCTTTACCGTACGAAATTCGAATCAAAACTGAAGCCGATTTGTCTAAATTGAGACATTTATAtgattaatttcgaaatttgaagCACTTATCACaccaaaaaaaggtcaaatgaacaagaaacgattaaaaaatctttgtttatttaattttttgtggtaaaaaaaatgtgttaaattaagtaatttatttgcttttgacACATTGTACGAATGGCGGGCTTACACAAGCGCAGGTCACATCCTTATCAGAAGAGTTAAGTTCTTCGccgacatttaattttaaagctccGAAGGTACATTTGTGTGTTGATTCGCCTCCGTTCTTGCCTTTAGATTCGACAGTGTCTTTGTCATCAGctaaaaattgcgaaaaattcattaatgaacttttaactCTCAAAcggaacatttaaaaaaaaaaatttgaaaaatgacagctgtcaaaattttttatgaaaatggattttttgaacatttcaaAGCCTTAAATGAGTTaagtttaaagaaaagttAGTTAAAGACCtttaaaaaggataaaaattgtcattttaatgaaaattttgacatctgtcaatttgacagattaaaagtaatttgacagatgtcaaattttcattaaaataacaatttgtaACCTTATTAAACATCAtaagtcactttttttcttttgagaaccttgaaaattttcaaaaaaccaaatttcattaaaaattttgacagcagtcatttttaaaaaaatttgaaaaatgacaactgtcaaaattttttatgaaaattgattttttgaacatttcaaAGCCTTAAATGATTTaagtttaaagaaaagttacttaaaatcatttaaaaaggttaaaaattgtcattttaatgaaaattttgacatttgtcaaTTTGACATATTAAACGtaatttgacagatgtcaaaattttcattaaaataacaatttgtaACCTTTTTAAACAtcgtaaataactttttttcaatttaaaaccttgaaaatgttcaataaaatcaaatttcattaaaaattttgacagctgtcatttttcaaaatcccCATTTTAACCAAATAACGAAACTTACGACAACGCCAATCGATCGGGCAACATTTGTTCGTGCCATAATAAACAGGAACACAGTTCTTTTGCAAATTTGTCATGTATCTCAACTGAATTCCGCAATCAATTTCATAACAATGAGGATTGCCAACGATTGTACTGTTATCGAACTCTTTGTGACAAATGCAAGTATGACAACGTTCCTCTTCTGGATACATTTTTTCGCCTTCATAGAATTCTCTGCCATCCATGTAACATCTACTCAACTTGTCACGCTCATCTCCGCAAACTGCTTGACCACAGCACTTGTCTTTAGTCTTTTGATAAATGCAATCTGGTCGACGACGGAAAAGTTCAGGGCATTCAATATTGGCACAAACAAATCTCGCATTTCCATATTCGTCAGCTTCACGACAGAAACAAGCTGCGGCGCATAAAGGACCTGTAATTGCTTGATCGAGAGTATCTTGAACGTTGAAAACTTCATTCTTGTAATGACACTTTTTTCCATCTAATTTTGTAAGGTCCGGGCATTCGTACCTTCAAACgaatttgagttatttattACGTCGTTTatctattttgaatttttaccttgATGCACAACATTGACCTTCTTCAACAACCGGCGTACATCCAAGTTCcttatacaatttttgttcGCCAACAAGACATTTTGATTTATCACACGTTTTGTCGTCAGCTACAAACAATgatcatcaaattttgtcaatttatgaGGGTCAtcgaaaatatcaaatatcaaGAGCAAGGTTGAAACATTTGCCGGCTTCTTCTTACCTCTAACACTGATGACAAACAGAGCAAATATTAAAACGAATCCCCGCATGATGATAACGACTGCACAGATCTGACTTTAAAGGTAAACTGAGCAACGTTACGCtgattgattattatttatattcgtTCTGCCGCTGTCTACGTGCGAGTTCTTCACGTAtgtaaaagtcattaaaatttgttagcaTTGAGACAACTCCGATGAATATTTAAGCACTTCATTAAAAGCTTAATGAACTGAAGTAgctttgtgaattttaaagcACCGACAACGACGTGACTTTAAaggagttgaaaaaaattctaaacgaAGCACCAAACAAGggaataactttttatttgttgttgtctgAAACCAGTTTTGCGACTTtcttacgaaaatttatttgtttttaaagttaatgaaGTTCGATGATGGTACAGGGACTTGCATGAAATCTgtacaaaaattcacaaaatattgatattttgtttctttggAAGCCCCTGTAAATTCGTAGACTTAATTTGTTTATCAACATCTCAtctactttaaatatttaatgtcaaTATAGCGTGTTTACTTTACATACGTTGTTAATAATAACCGGTGTCATCTCATACAActcgttatttaaaaaaattatgaaaaaaaaagtgcatccatgaaaattaaacattacaCATGTTTGTGTCAGACTTCATGGAgtgcttttatttattgttattgtacgATTATAGTGGTTTTGTAATGTATTtcgtaatattattaaaacaaatatatatggagacgaaaatattaaaatgtgataACACTAAATTGATGGCCTTTCATAATGAATTTGAACTTTTCGTGCTGTTGTATGGGAGTAATTAACGTGATTTGTGAAGcacacaaaatttgataatgacgcgtttgtttgatttgttttgatggaaaaacacAAGGCTTTGTTTTCATAGAATTCGTGAATCACGGAAATTTTGATAGTAGAACCTTGATGATAATTTGCACAGAGAAGGTTTTTCGCAAAGTAGTGTTATTTTTGATACTGAATTGGTTTGTTTTGTTGACATTTCAGTTAGAGGTTTAAAGTGAAGTTTGCTTTTGTTTGATTTCGCACCTTTTTTGATGTGAATGGTTTATAATGAACTTATTCTTTGTCATATTGTTGATTCAACTTTGAGAAAATGGATCAGTTTGGATAACTCCTTTGTATATGATGCGAATTTGTGTTTTTCATGGTAGATGGAAAAGTTGCTGACAAAATATAGCTTCAACTTTCTTtagcaaaagaaattttcacgaTTTCTTTAGATTCAGCTTCAaatactttttcttcttctatttAACCCTTTGAAATTGCTTTCATGTATTTAGTTGATTCAACTTTGAGAAAATGGATCAGTTTGGATAACTCATTTGTATATGATGCGAATTTGTGTTTAATATGGAAGATGCAAAGTTGCTGACAAAATATAGCTTCAACTTTCTTTTGCAAAAggatattgtaatttttacgatttcttTAGAATCAGCTTCAaatactttttcttcttctatttAATCCTTTGAAATGGCTTTCATGTATTCAGTTGTTTGTCAAAACTCAGTTCAGTTATAATTTTGATctgtttaagaatttttttatctgaagtCTTCCTTGACATGTTAAACTTTAacctgaaaaagaaatttttgttaaaaatcatgattttttatgaacatcAGTCGTAAATTATCTTCACAAGTACAATATTTGAAACTCCATCCGATCGTCAAGGCAAGCAAAGCCATCAGAAACTCGTTGACACAGCATTAAGTTCACCTTTATGACAAACGCATATGATATTGCAGTCCATCAAGATAAGTATTCCGTTTATAATAAATCAGGTTACTCACACCTATTTTTCTCTTCCCTATATAgcaccatttattttttttttattttagtatcgGCATCTATAGATGACTTAATGTCagtttacacaatttttttactctctcacaatattttataacaGTTATAACATTTTTCGACGATTATGCAAATTATTTGTCGCACAAAAAAGGTGATAACAACCGGTCTCCTATCTTCGGTACCACAGTACACgcattattatgaatttatgcCATAatccaacaataaaaaatatctttttttgaaaatccgaCAAATTCGTTGTTATTGTTCGCGCAGCTCGCTATTATATTAGTATTATTGTCATTTTATGAATCACACCGCGCCGATGaccgtcaaaaaaaaagttaaaatgtcTCATTTTATAATATGCTTTAATATGGTAATCATAGATCACGCACAATTTAATGGAATTGTATCACTCACAAATCATTCAAATGCTTGATAAGTACAAATACATAACAACGAGTTGGTCATAAACCATAAACCATCTGAATAATTGTTTTCACtttctttcagtttttttttctttagagcTAAACAAACGAACTGGAGTAAGTTTTTCAAGCGTGTTGGACTCTTCGCGAACGAATTAATTTCttcactttcatttttttttgtatttcttcgacgttatttgtttgtttagttAACACAAAGTAGTATGTAGgttcgataataataatattaaataaattgttaattttgttcatCGTTAAGGTGTGTTTACCAtgacattatttttcattttcggaAACTTCGGCAAAGTTCACTGCCTTGacgaaaaattagcaaaagttgaaatttatgtGTTTGTGCGAGGAACAATGAAGGAAGTTTGGTATTTATGTGGCTTAAACCACCCCTTGGTTATTTTTCGGTTGGATGATCTCATTGCTGCCCAACTTTGtgcatcaaataaaaatccgatttttattttattgatttatcgatatttttatttttttgtttataattcacttaataaattaaaatttttacatttatatttcattcacttttttatgatttttttttattttgtattgctTCATATTTAATCTCAATTTATATTGACTCATATATTTTTGAGTTTGAGTattgtattgatttttttcacatttttcaattgtttcatTTTCCAATTAGTATACAACAATCACTATTTGCtgagaacttttttaatactCAGTTTTTTTCATGGTTCTcatttgaattgtttttttttctgtaaaccttcactttttttctcaaaacacAATTAACTTGTTACTTCCTCTTTTCCTCAATCACACAATCTTCGTCGATCATGCAGTGTGGCATCGGCGGAATACCGCAAACGCATTTCAGGCACTTATCATCCGTTTTAACGATATCaccaattttgattttaaggtCACCAAAttcgcaaaatattttatgaatgtttTTCTTGTATCCATTACGTTCGACAGTGTCTGTCTTGTcagctgttaaaaaaaaataaataaaaaaatattaaaaaaatgttaaaaaatattaaaaaaataaaattaaaaactataaaaaaaaaatattaaaaaaaatatttaaaaaatttaaaaaaaatattaaaaaaaaaatatttaaaaaaaaatatttaaaaaaaatatttaaaaaaataattaaaaaaaatatttaaaaaaatatttaaaaaatttaaaaaaaaaatgtaaaaaatattttaaaaaaaaatttaaaaaaaaaaaaaaaatattaaaaaaaaattaaaaaattaattaaataaagcaataaaaaaatatttaataaagttttaacttctaaaaaaaattatattgaaaaaattgtaagggggattttgagtgaaatttttttgaccaaattttttttcgctaacattttgcgctgactcgagtagataatttttctccatgaaacatatgctcggagacGCATCGTTCTCGAGATATAAGGTCACAACATATCTTTTAGAGCAAACGcaatataaatgtttaaaaaaaaaataaaaaattaactttttttcagttatttaTGGATACTTACGACATTTCCAATCTGTGGGACAGCAACGATCTTCATAATAAATGGGAATACATCCGCGTCGTAATTCATTAAAGTAACGCAACTCGATGCCGCAATCGATTTCACGACAGAAGGGATTATTGATGACCGGAATGGAAGCATTGAAGGTCCTTGTACAGATGCAACtccaacatttttctttttcaggaTAGAATTTTTCgccttctaaataaatttcgccATCATATTTGCACTGTGCTAATTCTTCAATCTCACGTTCCTCtaaaaaatggaattaattggagaaaattttaataaaaaaaataaattaaacataactTACCGCAGAGATATTCGTGAGGACAGCAATTTCCGAGTTTGTATTGCCCAACACATTTTGTGGGATCAATTTTTCCCGTTGTATGGGGACATTGAACATCTTTGCATTTCCAACCCCGTGGATAAAcatcactgaaaaaaaaaatagaatatgcTAATTTATtcgttcattatttaaaatgatgaCGATTATCTAACAAAGAAACGAATttatatgcgaaaaaaaatgtttatttgcaaaaaaataaacaatttctcGTGAAAATTTGCATACAATGCTTCGTTAAGACAAAATACTCACTCAGAACAAGTGCATCGAGTAACGCATTGATCACTCGTCTTGTCGTCTGTCAATTTTTGCGTGATATAGTACTCCTTTTCCCTGTAATGACAACGATTGGCATCGAACATCGTGATGTTCGGGCACAAATAACGCGTTGGGCAATGTCGCCCTTCCTCTGTCGCCGGATGACATCCCAACTCTTTGTAATGCTTAATTGGTTCTGTGCATAAATTAATATCACGATCTACGCTGTGTGAGTATCCTACGATggaagagagcaaaaaaagttgttcaatTTACAACGCTTTGGGGTGAATGGTGGTCAAGCAACctgatttacattttttattaatttttttcttcttgctttatttatttttgttatatatatgaaaatatatataaatgcaTGCTTGACTTgtttaaacatatttataaCACGAGTTATATTGAGTGTtgtgcaaaaataatgaaaaagaagaaaaaactctACTTACCAATGGAACTCAACAAATAAATTGTCAATatcgtaaaataatattccatttttttataaattttaattttttacttttttatattattttttgttatttctaataaataacTTCCTCTTTCTTTTTTCAGCAAATCTCGATTGATTAAAAGTCGAATGCAATTTGAAGCTTTAGCATCGCTGCTTTTGTGCTAATAATGTCACGACAAATCATATAGTactccgcaaaaaaaaaaaaaataaaacaataaattaaaagtgtgTGTTTAATATACGAAGTCTAATGTGATACTGAAGTGTTACAACAAACGATAAATGTTATAACGTGCATGGGATTCTTGTAGCTGCTAACAACTCAACTCTCAACACTAACACACCTGTAgatgctttttttcttgtacttAACGGGTTACGGAGAAGAGCGAAGAAAATCGAGAGAATTGAGTGAGTATTgtttaagttttataaaattttaaattttttttaaaagaaatgacttgagtgcatttttatttatttttttaggatttctAACGATTTTTGTGCATTCGAGGATTTATACGAAAAgacaaatggatgaaaaaatttaacaagttcaaaaattatttcaattaatctaaaccaagcaaattatttttcaaattgaccaaatagcaatgacaaatatttgaagaaacaagataatttttaaaaattaggattGTTTTAATCCTAAATTGCTacataaaaaatccaaatttttatattttaaaattcttcaatttaaaaaattaatttatgtaaaatttaatatttttttaacgttttggtaatttatttatcatcttCAGGgataattttatagaattttttttaaagttggaAGATgcggaaaatgtgaaataaaacgaaaaaaattaaaattcataaatttttcaaattatttttgaaagattttatgACGTCAAATtgtaaggaaataaaaaaagttgtaaatctttaatttaaaaatttaaataaaaaaatttttaaaaatataaaaaatttaaaaaaaaaatatttaagaaaaaaaatgaccaaTTCAGATTTTgttcctaaaaaatttctcaaaattttttttggtaaagctttttaattttaattttttttttatttaaaaaaaatgtttcaatttttatttcaatttttgaaaatttttaattaaaaaatttggaaaattaaaattaatttctttcgtTCAATTTCACATTTCACGCAtcttccttttatttattttaaagattttatgatGTCACaagttgtaattttaaataattaatttttaaagttgtaaatattttttgtgaaaaaatttaaaaaaaaaaaatttaaaatttatacaaaaagattgaaaaaaatttcgaaatttaaaaaaaaatttaaacgttttaaaatttatttaaaaaatttttaatattaaattattatttttcaaaaaaattattattttaaaatttttttttttttttgtaaaatgtgaattttaaataatttttaaagttttatatattttttttgtgaaaattttaaatattttttttctcacttaaGTTTacacaacaaatttatttttaaaatatttaaaaattatttcacgttttacattttttttattttttcaaaaatactaaaaacaaaattccctgaagataaaaaaaaattacccaaaatttttttttttaattttcttttactgCTCATATGAATAAAACGGAAAGAcaaacttttgaacaaaaattcaattttctaattttattttcaaaaatgcaatttaaaatttttactctaatttcaattcaaatcacataaaaaaaaacttcacgaAAATTCTTAGAAACTTACCTTGATAACGGCTCTAACTGACACCCAGCTAAAGCCTGATCAAAATCTCTCATCAACCAACGAAGAGAGCAAAAGTAACTCACAAATACCATCAGATAGCTAAAAGCGTTAATCATATGGTTCGCAAACTGCTTCaatgaaacaacaacaactggaCTAAGTTCGAGCATTCACAGCTTacaagtgaaaattgatgttATTTATAAAGACAGTTATTATGCAccgtttgtttgtatttttctatGCTCCGATGGCAATCAAtgcatttaaaagattttatgaCGTCACAAGTAAATATAACAAAACCTGCTTCGATTTGCCTTCGTATGCGTGTAAATATCGTATTTTTGCcggttttgaaaaataatcagtCCGACATGCGTTGCATAATAAGTGCACTTACACAGAATTAGCTTTTAATTGAGGCGTTGTTCATAGTTGGCAACGAGTTGTCCTTGTAAGCGTCTCACAACGTAATTGGCTGCGATGACCATtgccatctttttttttggctcGCAATTATTGCCAATATTGTAATGAATACTAATGTcgggaattttttcatttttttgtgtaaaaataaaaaaaaatatttcagacaGACAAACAAACGTTCATAGGtgtgaaagtattttttttttcgtaatagaTCAATATACAAGCCAATTGCGGCGCACGAAACTTGTACAAATTAATTACGACAGATATTTGAATGACTTACTTACTGAGTGACACACAACGCGTATA
The sequence above is drawn from the Culicoides brevitarsis isolate CSIRO-B50_1 chromosome 1, AGI_CSIRO_Cbre_v1, whole genome shotgun sequence genome and encodes:
- the LOC134838198 gene encoding uncharacterized protein LOC134838198, producing MRGFVLIFALFVISVRADDKTCDKSKCLVGEQKLYKELGCTPVVEEGQCCASRYECPDLTKLDGKKCHYKNEVFNVQDTLDQAITGPLCAAACFCREADEYGNARFVCANIECPELFRRRPDCIYQKTKDKCCGQAVCGDERDKLSRCYMDGREFYEGEKMYPEEERCHTCICHKEFDNSTIVGNPHCYEIDCGIQLRYMTNLQKNCVPVYYGTNKCCPIDWRCPDDKDTVESKGKNGGESTHKCTFGALKLNVGEELNSSDKDVTCACVSPPFVQCVKSK
- the LOC134829248 gene encoding uncharacterized protein LOC134829248; its protein translation is MKIFLVSFVCLFVGTFATQDCDVSKCEGFQTLYKELGCKAVVKEGSCCPVKYECPDFTARNKDKCHLNGQEFDVNSELPKALTDKLCVPYCHCVKHDPEAPAKLDCGHYDCPEYFSGLSDPSCVLTYDLDGCCSSGQLCGKEAQEKAAKCYLEGKEYMEGQKMYAEDFSCVCTSSFDNSTLVNNPNCKASACGFEMHYAPKLQKGCVPIYYANNQACPIDWKCPNAEKDQVLKKSLSANDETEHCTFGSLKVAVGDEAATESKETTCKCVVPPFVECVRQKHPNY
- the LOC134827280 gene encoding uncharacterized protein LOC134827280; amino-acid sequence: MEYYFTILTIYLLSSIGYSHSVDRDINLCTEPIKHYKELGCHPATEEGRHCPTRYLCPNITMFDANRCHYREKEYYITQKLTDDKTSDQCVTRCTCSDDVYPRGWKCKDVQCPHTTGKIDPTKCVGQYKLGNCCPHEYLCEEREIEELAQCKYDGEIYLEGEKFYPEKEKCWSCICTRTFNASIPVINNPFCREIDCGIELRYFNELRRGCIPIYYEDRCCPTDWKCPDKTDTVERNGYKKNIHKIFCEFGDLKIKIGDIVKTDDKCLKCVCGIPPMPHCMIDEDCVIEEKRK